From the genome of Xyrauchen texanus isolate HMW12.3.18 chromosome 22, RBS_HiC_50CHRs, whole genome shotgun sequence, one region includes:
- the LOC127662428 gene encoding YTH domain-containing family protein 2-like — MSASSLLDQRPKGQANKVQNGGVAQKDTLNDDEFEPYLNAQPRQSNAYTAMSDSYMPSYYSPSIGFTYSLNEAAWSTGGDPPMPYLASYGQLSNGEHHFLPDAMFGQSGTLGNNPFLGQHGFNFFQSGIDFSAWGNSSSQGQSTQSSGYSSSYAYAPSTLGGAMIDGQSPFAANESLNKAVGMNSLDQGMAGLKIGAGDMAPKVVGSGLPGGPLSQVSAAPTMPPASMAPAKIASWADIASKPAKPQPKLKTKGGLGGTNLPPPPIKHNMDIGTWDNKGTVPKPAAPQQASLPTNGQPTNQSSPQPGTTAGGVPQLPLTNGQLVPPTGQLGQHPLPPSGQPGAVPPPLSQGPPAPQNSQPTRWVPPRNRANGFGDVAGGPGQSPPSSGMGGVAVPAEPHPVLEKLRMVNNYNPKDFDWNPKHGRVFIIKSYSEDDIHRSIKYNIWCSTEHGNKRLDAAYRSLANKGPLYLLFSVNGSGHFCGVAEMRSPVDYNTCAGVWSQDKWKGRFDVCWIFVKDVPNSQLRHIRLENNENKPVTNSRDTQEVPLDKARQVLKIIASYKHTTSIFDDFSHYEKRQEEEESVKKVDVQGSDPYSNNSSRSHYRMQDRQGRVK, encoded by the exons ATGTCAGCCAGCAGCCTTCTGGACCAG AGACCGAAAGGCCAAGCAAATAAAG TGCAAAACGGAGGTGTTGCCCAAAAGGATACTTTGAACGATGATGAGTTCGAGCCTTACCTGAATGCTCAGCCCAGACAG agCAATGCCTATACGGCCATGTCCGACTCCTACATGCCCAGTTACTACAGCCCCTCTATAGGCTTTACCTATTCGCTTAATGAAGCGGCATGGTCTACTGGTGGTGACCCTCCAATGCCTTACCTGGCCTCCTATGGACAACTTAGCAATGGGGAGCACCACTTTCTCCCAGATGCCATGTTTGGCCAGTCAGGAACACTTGGGAACAACCCTTTCCTGGGACAGCATGGCTTCAACTTTTTCCAGAGTGGGATTGACTTCTCAGCCTGGGGAAACAGCAGCTCTCAGGGACAGTCCACACAGAGCTCAGGTTACAGCAGTAGCTATGCCTATGCTCCTAGCACGCTAGGAGGCGCTATGATTGATGGACAGTCACCTTTCGCAGCCAATGAGTCGCTCAACAAGGCAGTGGGAATGAATAGTTTAGATCAGGGCATGGCGGGGCTTAAGATTGGGGCTGGGGACATGGCGCCCAAAGTTGTTGGTTCTGGACTTCCTGGAGGGCCTCTGAGTCAGGTGTCGGCTGCTCCCACCATGCCTCCAGCCTCCATGGCTCCTGCAAAAATTGCATCTTGGGCAGACATTGCAAGCAAGCCGGCCAAACCTCAGCCTAAGCTGAAAACCAAGGGAGGTCTTGGTGGGACAAATCTGCCACCACCTCCCATCAAACATAACATGGATATTGGAACTTGGGACAACAAGGGGACGGTGCCAAAACCAGCAGCCCCACAGCAGGCTTCTCTGCCTACTAATGGACAGCCAACCAATCAGTCGTCTCCTCAACCGGGCACTACTGCTGGAGGGGTGCCGCAACTGCCCCTCACTAATGGACAGCTAGTTCCTCCTACTGGCCAACTTGGGCAGCACCCTCTTCCTCCCAGTGGCCAGCCGGGAGCTGTCCCACCACCACTGTCCCAGGGCCCTCCTGCTCCCCAAAACTCCCAACCAACCCGCTGGGTCCCTCCGCGAAACCGTGCCAACGGCTTTGGGGATGTAGCGGGTGGGCCTGGACAATCCCCTCCAAGTTCAGGAATGGGTGGGGTTGCTGTTCCAGCAGAGCCCCACCCAGTTCTGGAGAAACTTCGAATGGTGAACAACTACAATCCCAAGGACTTTGACTGGAACCCTAAGCATGGTCGTGTCTTCATTATCAAGAGCTACTCAGAGGATGACATCCATCGGTCCATTAAATACAATATCTGGTGCAGTACGGAACACGGCAATAAACGTCTGGACGCTGCGTACCGTTCACTGGCCAACAAAGGGCCACTTTACCTGCTCTTCAGCGTGAATGGCAGTGGGCACTTCTGTGGTGTGGCCGAAATGCGCTCGCCTGTGGACTACAACACCTGTGCAGGCGTGTGGTCGCAGGACAAGTGGAAGGGACGCTTTGATGTGTGCTGGATCTTTGTGAAGGACGTTCCAAACAGCCAACTTAGGCACATTCGTCTGGAAAACAATGAGAATAAGCCAGTCACCAACTCCCGTGACACGCAGGAGGTTCCGTTGGATAAGGCACGTCAGGTGTTGAAGATCATTGCAAGTTACAAGCACACCACCTCCATTTTTGACGACTTCTCACACTACGAGAAACGTCAGGAAGAGGAGGAGAGTGTGAAAAAG GTGGATGTTCAGGGGAGTGACCCGTACTCCAATAACTCCAGTCGAAGCCACTACAGAATGCAG GATCGCCAAGGACGTGTGAAGTAA